The DNA region GGGCACACCCAAGATACTTCCCAGTACAGCTTCATCCATCACAAACTCCACTCCACTAACTTTCAGGCAGATATTGTCATCTTTCACGGTGAACAGATCAACGTAGAAGCTGCGAACTTCCTCTTCATAGAATTTGGGACTCTGAATGGTAAACAGATAAGTCCACTTCTGAAACTCACAAATTGCAACCAGTTGTCTCATGCATGACATTTCAATAATATCAGCATCAAACATTCTGCCCCACAACACCCTTTGCTTCTTCAACTTTTCTCTTCTGTCAACTTCATACACTTCCACTCTGGCTTTCttagaggaaccaggttcctcactgTCACTTGCTTTTCTCTTCTGAGATTTCTTCACACTCTTCTCCTTCCTCCCAAACTTACTTTTCTCACCAGAGTCCTTCTGTTCAATACTCTTCTCTTTATCAATCTCAACACCTTTCACAGACGACCCTCTCTAGGACTTCACAATCACAGACTTCTTAAAGGATTTATGAACAAGGGAAGCAAGTTCCTTATTTACCTCTTCGTCCTCAATATCCACAATATTTGCCGGAGGCAGATCCTCCTCATTCACTAATTTTCCCCCTTTCACCAaccttcttcttttcattttctccttATTTCTTTTCAAACCACTCTCAAGGACTTCTCTCTTCTGCTGCCTAGTAGTGGGTCTTTAAGAACAGGCTCTTTGGGGACTACCCTACCACTTCTAGCAGCTATAAACTGTGCCACAAGAATATCATCATAATCCTCCTCACTTTCAACATCTTCTTCTTCAGACAAGGGCTTCATCTCAGGAATCACAAAATTTAATGGAACTACATCATGATGAGGGGAAGGAAGAGGGTCAGTACTATCCAGGGGCTTTTTAGTGGAGCATGGAGTTTCATCCCAGGTAGGAGCAGAGTCCTCTTATTGGGCAGAGGGAGCAGGTCCCTCTGTTGGCTCCCTTGTAGTACTAACTGGTACCAATTCTCTTTGAGGCATCGATTCCCCACTTCCATCCTCATTACCTTTTTCCCTCCGAGTCTCAGCACTCACATAACCAGACACATACTCCCCAACCAAACCCCCTACAGTAGCAATAAAAACATGTTCTCTATGGCTTCCTTCTCACTTACATCCAACAAGAATCAGTAGAAGCGAGAGAGGCGTTACCTGATGGTGATGCAATATTCAGATCAAACATTGGAGCAGAAGGAGTGGTAGACACACCAAATGCTTTACTAAGACCGGCAAAAACCTCTTGGGCTACAGTTACCTCCTCAACTTTCTGGCCCGAAAcctcttttccttcttctccATCTTCTGTCATTTTTTACGGCGTAGCAGAGGGAGAGTTTGTTGCGATAAACTTTTTGGGTGTTTGATTTTTCCGGCTATGGTGGGAACCGAAACTCGATGGAGAAGGAGAAGAGATAGTGAGTGGATGTTGGTCGGAGATGGGTTTTTCACTAGGTGAAGGTGGAGACTCAAACTCGTGTTATTGTGCTTCGTGAGATGAAGACACAGTGGGAGTGACAATGGTGGCTTTAGGAGACTCTGGTTTTTGGGAAGACATggtaattttttaaaacaaagaCACAAGAAAGATGGTTTCTGAGAGAAGAGGAAAGTTTGATGACTTTGATGTCGACAATTGTGAGCGAGACAAGTCTTTTGGGGTTATTTAGAGGGAAGGAGGGACCGGTTACAATTGGGTGCAACAGACTAGGTAGACGGGTCGGTTTGTAACATGTGTAACGTTTGGGCTTAAAAAGGTATGGGAGAAAGGGCGGGCATATTTTAATAACGTGGCAATTTTAGCAATTTAAAATGTGTATGAGTGTAAGAGGAACTACTAACCTGAGTcaagggaaccaggttccctgactGATTTTTATAAATATGAGCCTCATCTTTCTACCAAATTGCAATATCATTAGCTGCTTGTTTGCCCTGTAATTGCCATGCGTGTTTACCTATAACGGTATAGAATTGAGTTAGAAATTAtcagaaaatactttttagcaaTTTACCTTCATATTCCTTCATAGCCAGCCattgagggaccaggttctcaGTTCAATTTTATTAGTGCCAACTCCAgtcgattcttttcaaaattctctCTGCTcaatgctttggtgaagatatcagcTACCTGGTCCACTGTTTTGCAAAATTTCATGCAGATGAGACCCTTTTCAATATTGTCCCTAAGAAAATGATGTCGCACATCAATATGCTTTGTCCTCTTATGCTGAATCGAGTTCTTTTCCATGTTGAAAGCAATTGTATTGTCACACAGTAGTGGCACACAATCAGAAAAGACATCAAAATCTTCTAGTTGTTTCTTGATCCATAACAATTGGGCACAACAAGAAGCAACTGCCACATATTCAGCTTCTGCAGTAGAGAGAGCTACAGAGTTTTGTTTCTTTGTACCCCATGAAATCAAGCATGATCCCAGAAAATGTGCCATCCCAGATGTACTCTTTCTATCCACCAAATAACCAGCATCAACATACCCAATTAAGTCAAAATTTTCTCCTGAGGGATAATAGAGGACCAGGTCCTGTGTTCCTTTGAGATACCTCAGAATTCTCTTAGTAGCTTTAAGATGAGATTCTTTTGGTCTTGATTGTAATCTAAGCATATAATCCCACACTGAACACAATGTCAGGTCTGATGGCtgtgagatacaagagtgaaccaatgaTACCACGATACATGGTTTCATTCATAGAGGAACCATGTTCGTCCATGTCCAGATGAGTGGCTGTGGAAATAAGAGTATCAATGGTCTTTGAgctgtactcatgcccttccctgcatatgttttcgtgtgcagatccaggtgcgagctatcagcctcggggttagtacgtgccgctgattctaggagacttcaaggtacttctgcttgcgtccgcagatcttcggagtccccttctactccctcgcctagatactttctttattatcctcaaacttttgtatagagctacatagattatagcagcttgtgacttagtgatattccgggtcttgaaaaattattttgtatatgccgagtggtactactcttggctatttataatatgctgTTTATActtaaaatgttgtgtttcctttatatttttcgcaatagtaggcttacctagtcgtaaagactaggtgccatcacgacaccttatggagggttaatttgggctcATGACACTTTGAATGCTCTCCGTCTTGATTATTCTTATCATGTGAATCTTTCACAGTTAAGTAGTGTGATTCATCAAAGATTACATGTACTCTTTCTTCGACACattgagttcttttgttgtaGACCTTGTATGCTTTGCTTTGTGAAGAATATCTAAGAAAGATCCCTTCATtacttttggcatcaaatttttCCAGCACTTCCTTACCATTATTGAGAACAAAACATTTACAACTATATATTCTCAGGTAAGTCAGATTAGTTTTTCTCCCATTTAGCATTTCATATGGGGTCTTGTTtaggagggacctgatcatgtACCTGTTTATCAAATAGCTGGCAGTGTTCCCTACCTCAACCCAAAAGATCTTTGGTACACCACTGTCAATTAGACTCATccttgccatgtcttcaagagtcctattttcCCTCTCCACAACACCACTTTGTTGGGGGTGCTTTAGGAGCTGAAAAATTATGACTAATACCATTTGCATCATAGAATtcatcaaattttgcattgtcGAACTCGGTACCATGATCAGATCTTATGCTTACAACATTATGGCTCATCTTCACTTGAATCTGTTTCACAAAGGTAGCAAATACTTGAAAATTTTCATTCTTGGTTCTGAGGAACAAGATCCAAGTGAATCTGGAGAAGTCATCTACAATGACAAagatgtacttctttcctccttTGCTGGGCATTCTCAAagtccacacagatccatatggaGAAGATCCAGTGGCCTTGAAGTGCTTACTTCCTTCTTTGGTTTGAAGAAGTACATGAATTGATTTTCTTTCACACATGCATCACAAACTTTGTGATCCTTGAACTTTGATTTTGGCAACCCACGAACTAGGTCCTTCTTGACTAGTTTGTTCAACAAGGAGAAGCTTGCATGTCCCAATCTTCTGTGCCACagttcaacatcatcatcaacaacactcaTACATGTAAGATCTCCACTGTTTAGAGACTCAAAGTCAACAACATAGATGTATTTGAATCTTTTCGCCACCAGAACCACTACACCAGTCACAAGATTGGTGACTGTGCAATACTTTGATAAGAACTCTACTTTATTTCCTTTGTCGCAGATTTGAGATACACTCAGCATGCTGTATTTCAGGCCATTTAGCTAATACACATTCTCAATTGAGTGAATGAGTGTCTTCCCAATTTTTTCAACTCCCATAATGTATCCCCCTTTTCCATTTTCAAAGGACACACTCCCACTTTGCAGGGCTTTGAGTGAAAGAAAATCATCAGTAATTCTAGTCATATGTTTAGAGAAGTCGCTATTCATATACCATCTTTGGCTATTTCCTTTCACTGCTCCCTGCACAAGGAAATCAgagattagacttaggaacccaaacaagtttgggccCTTGTAGTAAGGAAAAAGGTGAATTAAATTTCTTCTTGTCCAAGCAGGCATCACACATTTTATATTGTAGGGACCAAGTTCCCTAAAAGTAGATACTTTTTCaataaaaactttatttttctgttgggaCTGAAATCTAGCTTTACAGGAATCTATGAAATGAACAGTGTTACCACAATGAGTGCAAAGCCAGTTAGTTATCAGGGACAGTGACATACTTGCTATGTGGGTTGTAAGGAGCCTTTTCCTTTTGGAACCCAATTCCCTGCATGTTCCCCCATTACTTTTATACATAAAAATGATTGTATTAGaagaccaggtccactttagagatTTATCTAGGTTATTTTTAACCCTACTTAGATCTTCCTAAAGTTGTCTATTTCTTTCAAGTTCAGCACACAGACTcaattttaccattttgagtttattttcaaGTTTAAGGTGTGCCTCACTCGCCACTTCCTTACATTTTGAAGGGTTCATGCGGTTTTCTATTGAAGCTTTCACAgaaatattttccctttttaattcctCTATTGTTTCCTTTAGATCCACAACTACTACCAACAAGTCATCTCTCTCAAGCTCTACCTTTTTAATTTTCTTAGTTAGAACATCCTTTTCATTCTTTAAATCCTCAATGGTTTCTTTTAAATCAACAACTAT from Nicotiana tabacum cultivar K326 chromosome 24, ASM71507v2, whole genome shotgun sequence includes:
- the LOC142178092 gene encoding putative mitochondrial protein AtMg00300 — its product is MLSVSQICDKGNKVEFLSKYCTVTNLVTGVVVLVAKRFKYIYVVDFESLNSGDLTCMSVVDDDVELWHRRLGHASFSLLNKLVKKDLVRGLPKSKFKDHKVCDACVKENQFMYFFKPKKEVSTSRPLDLLHMDLCGL